The Acropora muricata isolate sample 2 chromosome 4, ASM3666990v1, whole genome shotgun sequence genome contains the following window.
AAAACGAACATCTATAAAGCAGAGATGGAAAAAAGATACAAGATCATCCAACGATGAAAGAGTTAAAAAGGTAAGAAAATTTAATCAAAAATCACTGTTTATCACCCTTTGTTTTTATTACGTTAATAAATCGATGCAACATACTATAGCAATTGATTCCAGTGACGGTTCTTTAAGCCAGCTGATGAAAAAACAAAGATGGAAGGCAAACAAGTGCACGGGATCAGAgttatattttcaaaatggcgataTTGAAGTAACAAAAGCCGCAAAACTGCGATGGAGAATTGAGCTCCTAAtacccaaaaagaaaaaaaaacatagaaaaCTAGAGTTTACACAGTAGAAACTCACAAACATTCAAAACAAACCTGATGGTTTTTTTGTGAAACCGTCGTAATACCGCATGGCTTTGCTGATTTTACTTTTATCCCCTGCGAGCTGTGAAATATGACTGTCGAGATCTTGATACTTCGTTTTAGCGTTTCTCCAGAGGTACGGGATTGTTTTCACCAATTAGGAAATACGGGCTCTACCACGCCACCGGCCTTATACAATCTCCAATTTTTCATACTAAAGTATGAGAGAAGTTTTTTCTTCCTATTTGTAACTATCTGGATTCCATTCATGTTTGTATTCCTTGCAGGAAATGATGCCATATTCACAAATGAACCCTGAGGTGCCCAACATGAACAGTGAAGGTACAGAAAGAGCTCAAGCGCGCATGCTTGCTCCAGGATATTATTCACAAGAGTGCAATGCGCACAAACCTTGCGACCAAGGTGAGTAGTTCATATGGACACTGAAGGTATTTACTAGCTGGCCATGGTTAAGAAAAATTGATTCTCAGCTAATTAATCGTAATTTAATGTGTAGAGACTCGGCAGGGAGGCTGGTACATTCTTTCTGTGTAGTCTCGTCCAGCCTGCCCTTCCCAAAAGGTCAGTTTCGTGTTCTCATAGTCAGGCTAGGACTAACATACGATGGAGACTCATGCGGGGGAAATAAATTTGCGTCTGAAAAGATCCCACTCGCTTTAGCCTTTACTCGGAGGCAACCCTTCTCCTAAGGAACGCATTTGAGTTTGAATCAATAAAAATGGATCTGTGCACCACTTAAATTTATGTCAAAAACTGGCTACTAGCAAGTTTGACACAAGCCCCATATTGCATACCAAAAATATATTGACGAACTTGAAGTCGACGATGATCTGCTCTTTTGCAGGAAGGTACTGTCACATGTTCCTCTGTGTTCACTGTCTGAAGGAAAACGTCGCCTGCACTCAAAATGGTCAGTGCTGCAAAGGGCAGTGCACCTATGGTCGATGTAAAAAAGATGCGGCTGCAGGGGCTCCTGGGACATTTTGTGACCGACATGATGACTGTAGAGATCCCCCTGGGACATGTTGTGTGAGGTTGGTAACCAGGCGAATTTGTAGTGTCTGTTCACCGAAACTGTAGTGCCTCACCggtgaggaagtgaaacacaaaCGAGTTGATACAGGTTAAAAATAGCATAAGAACGGTTCATAGGTTTTTTAAGAATGGATTAATTGGAACTTCCTAAGTCGTTCCTGTTCTATTGTCCTCGCGAACAGCGGGTTTTACAGTTCTTTAATGTGTTGGCTGATGTAATGCGCATGAGGTCTTTATCCAGGACATGGCTTCAAGATTGTTTTGAAAGTTACCTTTTTTgcttgaaattgtttttcaatCATAGAGAGTCGGCTATAAACCCACACATATCGGTTTGCAAACCTCCTCTGGAAGAAAACATGGTGTGCGGACCAATCAACTTCTTCAAAAATGTCTACATTGGAGCTCAAGTACAACAGGCATGTGGACCTTGCAAGGCGGGACTGGTCTGCAAGCAAGTTGGGTACGTTGGTTATTGTGCTTTCATGCCTTAGTTGTTCAGTGGTTGGATTAGCCACTTTGAGCCTGCGCAGGAGTCCGGGTCGAGAAAAAGGTTGAATTGCACTGTGGGACAGTTTTTTGGAACGCTATTTTTGCACACCTATCAAGAATTAAAGTTCCAAGAAAGCGATATACCTGGAGCTGAGCTCCTTAGACCACCAGAGAGACAAAACTGTCCggcagataaatcactatccattgagTAACTGCTGTCAAAGTGTTTTTAAGGCATGCAGCAGtgtagtgatttatccagtagACGCTTCTATCCTCCCTTTGAACCACTTCAGCCAGGACGACAGAGAAAGGTTTCACAAACTAGGGATTTCTTTACTTTCTAATACTTTTTCCTACTCTAATTTGCAGGATATTTGGCGTGCACGAGATTTGCGTGAAGGAGGACGACAAGAAATAAATACTTTGAAGAATAACAACACATTTTTTTGAACATCCATTGCTTATATTATATATTGGAATGGAGAAAAGACTGTATTCGCGGATTAAGGCTTTTGTTTGGCCGTGGTTAGGTTGTGGTTAGCCCTGTCGCGCATTCGAACTGCTACAGCCAATTAAACTACCTTCATATTCCGTAAAGTCagggaaattgtttttttcttgtgagTTGCCAGCAGACGCAAGTTTCCACAGCATTCTGAATTGTGATGTGAGTTTTCCATAGGTTTAAATCCACCCTGAGAGTGCCTCTGTTTTGATACGCTTGTTGGTCCAAATACTGGCCATTCAAGATGATATGATAACAGCGGCTTCGAGTGTGCGTACAAAACGACCCAGAATGGGTGTAACGTTGTGTTTTCCGTTTAACTTCCCCTGTGATTACCGaagtgaagaaaaggaaaaatagaTGATATTAGTATTTGCTTTGAACAATGTGCAGGCAAAGCAAAGCGTTTGTTTCTTGCTGGAGTATGAAATGCTTTCATGATCTTGCTCTAAAATGTCAGCTGAAGAAGTAAATTATGCGACACATTTCGTTTCCCATCACGgtatattatttttaatattcgGGTGAAAATAATCATTTCTAGGggataaataaataacagactGAGGAAAATAAAATCACTTTTCGTTAAGATAATTTTGTTCGTGTGTGTGTGATTGTGTGTGTATCAAAATAGATGGAAGAAAAATTTGGCTTAGATTCGTTTGTCAAAGATTCGACCTGAAAAACAGCAGtgatatgttttctttttactagGGAAAGTATTGCGCCGTGATAGGAAAGGACTAAATTAAATATTGGCACTGAGGGATTGACACAGAACTGCTCTCTTTCTTGAGAGTGGGAAGGATAAAACCACGTGCAACACACCAAGTTGTTGCTGTGCAAAGCAAACGCCAGAAATTGATCGAAGCAGAAGTCCTTAACACAAGCATAAGCATCTCTCATTTGGCCTTGGCCCTTCAGTTTACGGTATTACCTCATTTTAGAATAAAGATCCTGGCAActaatggccaatcagatttaGCCTAATGACTGCAACGCTTTTGATTGGTTCCCAGCTGAGTAGCCTGCACGTGGGATTGGCACTttttacagtgcgacgcgccttaccgtggccacccaacaaacatttttacaaataagaagttagccaatcaaggtacgcgAATTTGATTGACGGACACGCCTCCTTGCAAAGTTTGCAATCCCTCAAGGCCAAACGTATCAGTCGAACTATTGTAAACAATATACATCGCTAAAAAGCGTTTCCAGAGGTTTGGGCTTGAAAAAATGTAGCAGAGTATTCGAAAGCCGTGGATTTCTTACTCCGAGTTCGTTAAAATGCCTTCTCCCGGGCGATGTCGATGAGTTCATCCCTTGCccggaaaaattgttgttggctGAGAAACCCATCTTAGAAAGCGAAAGCAAGGAAAAGGAAATGAAGTGAAGGAAATTTCACTCGTTCTTCCTGTGTCCTTACTCTCCACGTCTAAATACGAGTGAATATTGTTTCCACCAAATAAAGGAATTCTCGCGGAGATGTCAAATGTTAGCGATAGAAGAGACCGAAATTGCCATAGCCGAGGGTGTTTCGTTGATATTAGCAGCTAATTCAACTAACTATTTCCGCAGTTGAGGCTACATATAACAACAAAATCAATCTTTCGTGTCTTGTAAAGCTGTTGAGCTTTTGCCTCTACTTTACCAGTTTCAATCGACAAGTTTCCATTTGGTAGTGGCGTGTTGAAAAGTTTTTATCGAGGCGTGTCTGTCAATCAAAGTGGAGGACCctgattggctaacttgtaagaaatgtttgttgggtggctacggtaaggcgcgtcgcactgtaaatTTACCAAGCAACAGCCGTTCAAAATTAAGTCACTGTACACTGAAAGGCCGCGCTCCATTGAAGATCGAGAGTTATCACCCGATGGATGCAAGATGTAATAATTGAGTAATGACTTTTGAGAAAGTTGCGTTTTATTAGTAAATGTATCCCATACATTCATTCAACCAGGCCTGATGAGCTTCATTTAAAGCTCATCTTTAGAGTAAACGTCACTGCATGTCCTGTTCATGAAACTTTAACTTGCCTGCTGCAAGTAAGAAAAACCCAAGAAAACAACCCAAGGTATACAACCCCGATTTAAAGGAGCCTTGCTACTTGTATTATTGATCTAAAAGTCTACATAAAATTACTACCCGCATCTCAAAGATAAATTTTACTTCCAGCCTTAACTAGttaggagcttaagcaaacacgacgtcgacggaagcgagaacgtcatctgaaaatgtaactttgcgtttctgcaatcatttttcaattattcgaAGTCATTATAcgtgaaaaatgtgttctaactatctcGGAAAtaaactggaaccagcgcttgggacataagaagacaaaattgaacatttgtcatcatatgctcacgtcgtccacacaactgcaaaacagctcatttcaggtcgtagaaagaacgagaacgtcatcaaaatgtcaaaagatgaaataagcaagtgcaaagcgtgcaaaagtgctgtttttcattttcaaatatgcaaatttgtggggtttttgttgccgtcctaatcgtggttgcttaagctccctagtatctTCGTAAAGCTTGCTGTAAAACATGTTATGTCCAAACAATCATCTCTGTATACTTCTTTCTTCCGTTCTTTCGTTATTGGGAGCTTTATCTGACTGATGGCGTTATTTGTTAAATGTTGGATGGTTATGCCGGTGTTCTTTCAAAACCATTCTATGATTTCTTTATTTCCCTCCACTTGGTGGAGCAGATGAAGCCTCTGGAAGGCAAACTTGATGCACACCGAAGATCCTGAAATGCCAAACGCAAACAGCAATGTTATTTGAAGACTTGAATCAATTCGCACTTTTCTCTCAACCTTCAAATTCAATTGCCATTTGAGTTTGCGACGCTTATCATGTTGCAGTTATCATGTAAAGCACAACAATATTTAGCATCTATACTGGCTATCGCGTGAGATCAAATTAGTTGTCAATGCGGAATTTTGAAAGTTGAAAACGGAGTCCACTGACTGGCCTTTTTCACTAGTGGATGTCTCCATCATTATTTCACAATTCTTGGTCAAGCGCTATCACAAACCTTAATTCAGCTAAGTTCGCGCATAAAAGCCAAGACTGCTGTCTCATCACTTCGACCAATGGAAGAATAAGCAACTTAATGGACTTGTAATTCACTCAGCCTGAACGACTTATGCGTGTATAGGTACTGCAAATATCTTCCAAACTAAGGTGTTCAACTCGTTTTGACAATAATTTTTCCTTACCCTACTTGCTTGCACGTCAGCCCTTGCTTGCAAGGGCCGCAGGGTGGTTGCACAGTCCCACCAATGTACAGTGTGCGGTATTGATTGTACGGCCCACAAGTTTGATGTTCGTCTAAGGCGGGCTTACAGATTGAAATGGCAGGATTAATGGCGGACTCGCGAACACAACACAGGTCTGGATCTTTGCAGTCGCTTTCTCTGTCACAAAATGCTCCTGgaaagaatgaaagaaaaactattatttaatgaattttatttGCTGTAACAATGAAATGTTTGCCATTTCACAAGCTAGTGTTTAATCTCATACCCAGATCTCTAAaggccaatgagaagacagagtTAGTGAGATCTGGGTAAGAGAGAAAAGTTGTTTTGATCAAAGACAAAAATAGTAAAGTTCATTCTTTCGAAGTTTATTGTTATTTTCGTAGACAAGGCAATTATGCAGCGATATTACAGGCCAATCCAAACTACATGGAAACAGATATCGGAGTTCATTTCACAAATTACCGATTTCTTAATCATCACAAAGCAAGTACCACAACTCGAATTAAGGCCAGCTCATTGACTAAATGAATATGGGCAGTACTTTTTTATTCTTCATGTGCCATAACAGCTGTGGATTTCAGCTTCCAATAGTTCCCAGATTTTCCAATAGGGATAGGGCGAACCTGGAATAGACCTTTTCCGCGTTGTTCGAAAGACAGcatcttttttcaaaggaaGTCAGTCTAAGTGCacaatttttgctttgaaaatgaatgaaaaccgATACTCATTACACGgcttcgcacttagactcgctttgaaatagaggctgaagtgaactcggaGATGACCTATTTGATGACAGCGATCTTCTATCCCAGCTGTCTACCAATTACTATCGAGGATGAACctcttttcattattttcgcCCACTAACATGGTGTTGGTGGTAACGTAAAGAAATCATGCCGCCATGCGCCGTTTACCTGCCTGACCAGCGGCAGCTCCAGACTTGCAGCGGCCATATACGCACTCTGAGCCTGGACAACACTGACCGTTTTGCGTACAAGCgacattttctttcaaacagtCCACACACAAGAACATGTGACAATACTTTGTTGGGTCTTTGCAACGTTTATGAGCATTGCATTCTTGAGAGTAATAACCTGGCGAAATCATctgtaaaacaataataataataataacaataataataatacgcgccactcagatgggagctgaaacagaagtaccccgggtacgagatttcacagtacaacatcattgtgGACGTACTCGGGGGCTGGTCGACAGACGTAGAGGTAGCTGTGAAGGAGCTAGTTGGGAGGCGTCACAAAGCTgtcctcaagaagatgcagaggGCATGCTTATCCGCCACACTGAACATTGCACGTACTTTTAAGGTTGCGACacattagacattttttttttattttatttatttatttattttttatttattttttttttatcttacccgtGCTTCGGTTTGTCTCCTGCTCTAGCACTGTGaacatttagcaattttagcgtaaatttgtttagtttattatatatatacatatacatattttaaccttagtttttaattgtacactaccttttgactctagtttcactagccggagcacaggtcacgccttggcgccctgtgttcctgtaactgtatagcatacagatagtttttactgctgcataataacaataataataataataataataataataataacacggTACTTTGGTTTTGTGCGATCATGAAGTTTTCTGCCAGAAAGATGAAAGTTAATGTTTGATGCAGgaagatttttcttttgtcaccatcttttgtgtttttttatgcTACGATCAGTTAGTTTCAGAGTCCTAATATCCTTACTCCCTATTGTTTATGTATACTTAACcatatattttcaaaacaaactgtACCACGCTGCGGGTTTAGGAGTTAACTCTGACTGATAAAACATCGGACGAAAACCAGAAGTTATGTTTGGAAAACCAATCAGGGTCAGATCCGATGAGACTCAGACCACGCACAAACGCAGATTATGGGAGGCGCGGTTGATGAGCACTACGCCAGCGTTATTACCCAGATTACAATGTGAGTATAACCAGTTTTCATCTTTTCAGGGGATTGCACTTACTCTCAGAATTTGCAAAATAATGAAATCAAATTTCTATAATTAAAAAATCAAAAGCCTTTCACAGCCATGTTAACAATTCTTATTTCCTAGTTTACATTGTCCTCAGAGAAATGCTACGATGTACTTACTTCCACGCTAAAAAGAGACCAAATTCACTACATGGTCAATTAAATAGCCTGCCAGATTTGCAACGTATAGTAGtcatttgacatgtttatgGAAATTAAAAATGGAGCGAAACTCTGCAATATTGTTGTTGATGTGTTTGAGAACACTTTAAGTATTTTTTTAACTGACCTTTTTAACAATAACTTTGTTGTCGTCATCTGTTGGCGTCCGCCTTTGTAGTTTACTAGAAGTCGAACAAgcataacaaaaacaaaacacccACACAAGTAACAAGGTCTTTAAAAACCCAGAATCTTCGGCCATTCTGAACTTGATTCAAATGTTCATGTCCAAACAATGGACTCTCCCTCGTGGCTTATTCTAATTCTTTGGCTTTGCAAAGCGATCAAATCTGGTTCACGTTTCTCTCGCGCGGAGCAAAAAAAAGCATAAATTATGAATGGGTCACGGTGTTTAGGTAATGTCACAAGGAACTCCACGCCTACGAACACAAATAAAACACCAGAAAATACCCGCTCGCTTTCCGTGAAACACCTACGACGGAAATTTTTTAATATAACATTATTTAAAGCAAGCGAAGCAATG
Protein-coding sequences here:
- the LOC136915264 gene encoding dickkopf-related protein 3-like, which gives rise to MNFEAKWWLVIMTVIGNFWFLSAIPKKRTSIKQRWKKDTRSSNDERVKKEMMPYSQMNPEVPNMNSEGTERAQARMLAPGYYSQECNAHKPCDQGRYCHMFLCVHCLKENVACTQNGQCCKGQCTYGRCKKDAAAGAPGTFCDRHDDCRDPPGTCCVRESAINPHISVCKPPLEENMVCGPINFFKNVYIGAQVQQACGPCKAGLVCKQVGIFGVHEICVKEDDKK
- the LOC136913334 gene encoding dickkopf-related protein 1-like, with product MAEDSGFLKTLLLVWVFCFCYACSTSSKLQRRTPTDDDNKVIVKKMISPGYYSQECNAHKRCKDPTKYCHMFLCVDCLKENVACTQNGQCCPGSECVYGRCKSGAAAGQAGAFCDRESDCKDPDLCCVRESAINPAISICKPALDEHQTCGPYNQYRTLYIGGTVQPPCGPCKQGLTCKQVGIFGVHQVCLPEASSAPPSGGK